The Roseibium sp. Sym1 nucleotide sequence ATGACAATGCCAAGTGCGTCGCGCTCTACATCGTGACCGCACATGTGAACGGCCACACCGAGAAGGCGTGGCCGTCCTACAAGACCATTGCCGAAGCAACCGGCAAGAGCATCAAATCCGTCCAACGCGCCATCCGAGATCTGGAAATCGGTGAATGGCTCAGCGTTCAACGCGGGAATGGCGTCGGGCACAATACGGAGTATTGCCCTACCGACGCCTCGATTCTAAAGGCCTGCGAGCTTCGAGAAAAGACGGACAAATCTGTCCCCCTTGCCTCTTCTGAAGGCGGACAGATCTGTCCCGAAAGGCGGTCAGATGTGTCCGGCAAAGGCGGTCAAATTTGTCCACCAAACTTAGAGAAAGAAATAAATAAAAAACCTAACGCGCGTGAGGCGCACGCGAAGTCGGCTCCCCGCCGTTCCATTCCCGTCGTCGTCCTACCAACTGCCCAGACCAGACAGGTCGATGAATGGAACGCCTGGCTTGCCGAAA carries:
- a CDS encoding helix-turn-helix domain-containing protein, producing MSERRPFREVKLQWLRLLSCDANINDNAKCVALYIVTAHVNGHTEKAWPSYKTIAEATGKSIKSVQRAIRDLEIGEWLSVQRGNGVGHNTEYCPTDASILKACELREKTDKSVPLASSEGGQICPERRSDVSGKGGQICPPNLEKEINKKPNAREAHAKSAPRRSIPVVVLPTAQTRQVDEWNAWLAEKTLPDLARFDLATSVNGSSGYQLPGRWPPEDGSDKEQDCLSYFLNRLPAIAHQMASQTAYRQVA